The following proteins come from a genomic window of Candidatus Thiodiazotropha sp. CDECU1:
- the cmoA gene encoding carboxy-S-adenosyl-L-methionine synthase CmoA → MAEDPKKDKLYVNTHEIVPDFVFDDRVASVFPDMINRSVPGYATIINMIGTLAAQRIRQGTCCYDLGCSLGAASMAIHSAIEADDVRLIGVDNSPAMLARAKENLAQCTQAPAIELICADIQDVVIQQASMVVLNFTLQFIPAEERSAILNKIYAGMLADGLLVLSEKIVVPNDTAQQLFTEMHHGFKKAQGYSDLEISQKRSALEDVLIPESLTAHIDRLKGVGFSTVEVWFQCFNFVSLLAIK, encoded by the coding sequence ATGGCTGAAGACCCGAAAAAAGACAAGCTCTATGTAAATACTCACGAAATCGTTCCCGATTTCGTCTTCGATGACAGGGTGGCCTCTGTCTTCCCCGATATGATAAACCGTTCGGTTCCCGGTTACGCAACCATTATCAATATGATCGGAACCTTGGCTGCGCAGCGTATTAGACAGGGTACCTGCTGTTACGATCTCGGTTGTTCCCTGGGTGCGGCCAGCATGGCGATCCACTCCGCCATCGAAGCTGACGATGTGCGCCTCATCGGCGTCGATAACTCTCCGGCGATGTTGGCCAGGGCCAAGGAAAATCTTGCTCAATGTACACAAGCTCCGGCGATTGAACTGATCTGTGCGGATATCCAGGATGTGGTGATTCAACAGGCATCGATGGTGGTATTGAATTTTACCCTGCAGTTCATTCCCGCTGAGGAGCGAAGCGCGATTCTGAATAAGATCTATGCTGGCATGTTAGCGGATGGTCTGTTGGTGTTGTCCGAAAAGATTGTTGTACCCAACGATACTGCCCAGCAACTCTTTACAGAGATGCATCACGGCTTCAAAAAGGCCCAGGGATATTCCGACCTGGAGATCAGTCAAAAGCGTTCAGCCCTGGAGGATGTCTTGATCCCAGAGAGTCTGACCGCTCATATCGATCGCTTGAAGGGAGTGGGTTTTTCCACGGTCGAGGTCTGGTTTCAGTGTTTTAATTTCGTCTCCCTGCTGGCAATCAAATGA
- a CDS encoding MFS transporter: MPKSLLREPRVLAWSLYDWANSAFATTVMAGFFPIFFKQYWSADAAVTESTFRLGMANSVASIVVVCLAPLLGAVADQAGAKKRFLLFFAAMGIVMTGSLYLVVMGNWVMALALYGLGILGFSGGNIFYDALMVSVTQKKHYDKVSAYGFAFGYLGGGLLFTCNVLMTLFPGFFGLADAAQAVKLSFVLVAIWWAVFSIPLFLLVEEPVVGAREKAWLLAGFRQLASTFGKLKQLRMAFLFLIAYWCYIDGVDTIVRMAVDFGLSIGFDANNLMVALLITQFVGFPAALVFGEIGNRRGPKQGIMLAIFIYLLILLWAYHMEAVWEFYLLAIAIGLVQGGIQALSRSLYARLIPHDQSAEFFGFYNMLGKFATVLGPLLMGWIGVLTGDTRLSILSIGILFIIGGVLLNFVDVEAGERAVQENS; this comes from the coding sequence TTGCCCAAATCCTTGTTAAGGGAGCCAAGGGTTCTCGCCTGGAGTCTGTACGACTGGGCCAACTCCGCCTTTGCCACCACGGTAATGGCCGGATTCTTTCCAATCTTTTTCAAACAGTACTGGAGCGCCGATGCGGCGGTGACCGAGAGCACCTTCCGCCTGGGGATGGCCAACTCGGTGGCAAGCATCGTGGTTGTTTGTCTCGCACCTCTGTTGGGGGCAGTGGCGGACCAGGCCGGGGCAAAAAAACGCTTTCTGCTCTTCTTTGCCGCTATGGGCATAGTTATGACCGGCTCACTCTATCTGGTGGTTATGGGGAACTGGGTCATGGCCCTGGCGCTCTATGGGTTGGGAATCCTCGGGTTTTCCGGTGGCAATATCTTCTACGATGCCCTGATGGTCTCGGTGACGCAAAAAAAACACTATGACAAGGTATCCGCCTACGGCTTTGCCTTCGGTTATCTTGGCGGTGGTCTGTTATTCACTTGCAATGTCCTGATGACCCTGTTCCCCGGGTTTTTCGGTCTTGCGGATGCCGCACAGGCAGTGAAACTCTCCTTCGTGCTGGTCGCAATATGGTGGGCTGTCTTCTCTATTCCACTTTTCCTGTTGGTGGAGGAGCCTGTGGTTGGAGCCCGCGAAAAGGCGTGGCTACTTGCGGGTTTTCGCCAACTGGCCAGTACCTTCGGTAAGTTGAAACAACTGCGTATGGCATTTCTGTTTCTGATCGCCTATTGGTGCTATATCGATGGCGTCGATACCATTGTCAGAATGGCGGTGGATTTCGGGCTTTCGATCGGATTCGATGCGAATAATCTGATGGTCGCCCTGCTTATCACCCAATTTGTCGGTTTTCCCGCTGCCCTCGTTTTTGGTGAGATCGGCAATCGGCGCGGTCCCAAACAGGGTATCATGCTGGCTATATTCATCTACCTGCTGATACTCTTGTGGGCCTATCATATGGAGGCGGTTTGGGAGTTCTATCTGTTGGCCATCGCCATCGGTTTGGTGCAAGGTGGAATACAGGCACTCTCCCGTTCCCTCTATGCCCGCTTGATTCCTCACGATCAGTCGGCGGAGTTCTTTGGCTTTTATAACATGCTTGGGAAATTCGCAACCGTGTTGGGGCCGTTGTTGATGGGATGGATCGGCGTACTTACCGGGGATACTCGCCTCTCTATTCTCTCTATTGGCATACTGTTCATCATTGGCGGTGTATTGTTGAATTTTGTTGATGTCGAGGCAGGTGAGCGAGCAGTACAAGAGAATAGTTAA
- a CDS encoding dihydrolipoyl dehydrogenase translates to MAEKQVDVAILGSGTAGLNATSRVGPSGKSFLLINGGEPGTTCARVGCMPSKALIQVAEDYHRRTHLNRYGVDGHTELTIDIPEAMEHVQDLRDNFVDRVLSNSTDNMGDKFVEAYAKFVDPHTLELDNGDRVVADRIVIATGSRPVVPPAWEAFGDKVLTTDTFFELEDLPKSVAVVGLGVIGLELGQSLSRLEIDVHGFDMAQTIGGTTDPEVSQMALETMQREFPIYLGEAVEISEEGSRLRVTAGEQSVVVDKVLASLGRTANVEGLALENAGIELDERGIPRYNPNTMQCGDSHIFIAGDVNGVRPILHEAGDEGKIAGHNAAHDETMAFKRKVPLAINFCDPNICLVGETYQALDPDKTAIGEVKLAPVGRAQIMGQSRGIIRVYGDKASGRIVGAEMITARGENLAHLLNWAISQQLTVGDLIRMPFYHPVIEEALQAALNNLYAQVETKNEGPVKELYPL, encoded by the coding sequence GTGGCAGAAAAACAAGTTGACGTCGCTATCCTTGGCTCAGGAACAGCGGGACTGAATGCAACCAGCAGAGTCGGCCCCAGCGGAAAAAGCTTCCTCCTCATCAATGGCGGCGAACCCGGCACCACCTGTGCCCGGGTCGGTTGTATGCCCTCCAAGGCCTTGATTCAGGTGGCAGAGGACTACCATCGGAGGACCCACCTCAACCGTTACGGAGTGGATGGTCATACTGAATTGACCATCGACATTCCAGAGGCCATGGAACATGTGCAGGATCTACGCGACAACTTTGTGGACCGGGTGCTCTCCAACAGCACCGACAACATGGGTGACAAGTTCGTCGAGGCGTATGCTAAATTCGTCGATCCTCACACCCTCGAACTCGACAATGGCGACCGGGTGGTAGCCGACAGGATTGTCATCGCCACGGGATCCCGCCCGGTGGTTCCACCAGCCTGGGAGGCCTTCGGTGACAAGGTGCTGACCACCGACACTTTCTTCGAGCTGGAAGACCTGCCGAAGTCTGTGGCGGTGGTCGGCCTGGGTGTGATCGGACTTGAACTGGGACAATCCTTGAGCCGTCTGGAGATCGATGTGCACGGTTTCGATATGGCGCAAACCATTGGCGGTACCACGGACCCGGAAGTCTCGCAGATGGCCCTGGAAACCATGCAGCGGGAGTTCCCCATCTACCTGGGAGAGGCTGTCGAGATCAGCGAAGAGGGCTCCCGGTTGCGGGTCACCGCGGGTGAGCAATCGGTGGTGGTGGACAAGGTCCTGGCCAGTCTCGGACGAACTGCCAACGTTGAAGGCCTGGCTTTGGAGAATGCCGGTATCGAGCTCGACGAGCGCGGCATCCCCCGCTATAACCCCAATACCATGCAGTGTGGCGATTCACATATCTTCATTGCAGGGGATGTCAACGGTGTGCGCCCTATCCTGCACGAAGCCGGTGACGAGGGTAAAATCGCTGGTCACAACGCGGCCCATGATGAAACCATGGCGTTCAAACGCAAGGTCCCCCTGGCCATCAATTTTTGTGACCCAAACATCTGCCTCGTAGGTGAAACATATCAGGCCCTGGATCCTGACAAAACAGCCATCGGCGAGGTAAAACTGGCCCCCGTGGGACGTGCCCAGATCATGGGCCAGAGCCGTGGTATTATCCGTGTGTATGGCGATAAGGCCAGCGGCAGAATAGTCGGTGCCGAGATGATCACAGCCCGCGGTGAAAACCTTGCCCATCTTCTCAATTGGGCCATATCACAACAGCTCACTGTCGGTGATCTTATCCGCATGCCCTTTTATCATCCGGTAATTGAAGAGGCATTGCAGGCTGCGCTGAATAACCTCTATGCACAGGTTGAGACGAAAAATGAAGGGCCGGTTAAAGAGCTCTATCCCCTATAA
- the glcE gene encoding glycolate oxidase subunit GlcE, translating to MSSDRDSSQSLQTAVLDAARDTHPLQLEGHGSKRFYGREASGEILSLAEHRGIISYEPTELVITARSGTPLQEIEDALQEKGQMLPFEPPHFDAIGTIGGAIAAGLSGPRRPWGGSPRDQLLGIKLLDGQGQILKFGGQVMKNVAGYDLSRLMAGAMGTLGILLELSIKVLPKPPLEHSLRFTAERAEAWPLLHKMLIEGVPVTATYSLGDQHKLRIACPAQRLQYLQTNYALETCEQDNDFWQGLRDQQHDFFKQQGPLWRLSLPPAADLDISEQMLHEWSGGLRWLVSDRPGQEIRRLVEKAAGHAILFRNGDRKGDIFHPLHPRIAAIQKQLKQVFDPKGIFNPGRHYADY from the coding sequence ATGAGCAGTGACCGCGATTCCAGTCAATCCCTGCAAACTGCGGTCTTGGATGCAGCCCGAGATACTCATCCCCTGCAACTCGAGGGTCATGGCAGCAAGCGGTTTTATGGGCGTGAAGCGTCCGGCGAGATCCTGTCACTGGCAGAGCATCGTGGCATCATCAGCTATGAACCCACCGAACTGGTGATTACGGCACGTAGCGGAACACCCTTGCAGGAGATTGAGGATGCGCTACAGGAGAAGGGACAGATGCTCCCCTTCGAGCCTCCCCATTTCGATGCCATAGGCACCATCGGTGGCGCCATCGCGGCGGGACTCAGTGGACCACGCCGGCCCTGGGGCGGGTCACCCAGGGACCAGTTGCTGGGGATCAAACTCCTCGATGGGCAGGGCCAGATTCTCAAATTCGGCGGCCAGGTGATGAAAAATGTGGCCGGCTATGACCTCTCGCGCCTGATGGCTGGGGCTATGGGGACCCTGGGAATTCTGCTGGAGCTATCGATCAAGGTACTACCCAAACCACCCCTGGAGCACAGCCTCAGATTCACCGCGGAGCGAGCCGAAGCCTGGCCGCTGCTGCACAAGATGTTGATCGAGGGGGTACCTGTAACCGCCACCTATAGCCTGGGAGATCAACACAAGCTACGCATTGCCTGCCCAGCCCAGCGTTTGCAGTATCTCCAGACAAATTATGCCCTCGAGACCTGCGAGCAGGACAATGACTTTTGGCAGGGTCTGCGGGATCAGCAACACGACTTCTTCAAGCAACAAGGCCCTCTCTGGCGCCTCTCGCTACCCCCCGCCGCAGATCTCGATATTTCAGAGCAGATGCTACACGAATGGTCTGGCGGTCTCCGCTGGCTTGTTTCAGACCGTCCTGGGCAGGAGATCCGTAGACTGGTGGAAAAAGCGGCGGGACATGCCATACTTTTTCGCAATGGGGACCGCAAAGGGGATATCTTCCATCCGCTCCATCCCCGAATTGCCGCCATTCAAAAGCAACTGAAGCAGGTATTTGATCCGAAGGGGATATTCAATCCTGGCAGGCACTATGCTGACTATTGA
- a CDS encoding OsmC family protein translates to MQSIQVSFAGGKRIQAKVGDYTIDTDQPVKYGGDASAPAPFDLFLASLATCAGIYAWNFCDSRKLSTEGMDLHMDCVSDEKKKMILKIIFRLTLPDGFPEKYRSGIIKTMELCAVKRHMQETPEFSVELC, encoded by the coding sequence ATGCAATCCATACAGGTAAGTTTCGCAGGTGGAAAACGCATTCAGGCCAAAGTCGGTGACTACACCATAGACACAGACCAACCTGTCAAGTACGGCGGTGATGCCAGCGCCCCTGCTCCATTCGATCTGTTTCTTGCCTCGCTGGCCACCTGTGCGGGTATCTACGCCTGGAATTTTTGCGACTCACGCAAACTCTCGACCGAAGGTATGGATCTACATATGGATTGTGTGAGCGATGAAAAGAAAAAGATGATCCTCAAGATCATATTTCGCCTCACCCTTCCCGATGGTTTTCCTGAGAAATACCGCAGCGGCATTATCAAAACCATGGAGCTATGTGCCGTGAAACGGCATATGCAGGAGACACCGGAATTTTCTGTTGAGCTTTGTTGA
- a CDS encoding FAD-linked oxidase C-terminal domain-containing protein codes for MHDRLTLAREFQRMLPDECVIYREEELIPYECDGLSAYRKVPLIVLLPYTAEQVEQILKFCHQQRIPVVARGSGTGLSGGALPHEEGVLLSLARLNQILEIDRENMQARVQPGVRNLAVSEASRPYGLYYAPDPSSQIACSIGGNVAENAGGVHCLKYGLTLHNVLQVTLITIDGERITLGAGSLDAPGLDLLTLITGSEGMLGVVVEILVKLLPIPERQQVVLAAFDDIETAGNAVAQVIAKGILPAGLEMMDNLSIRASEDFVHAGYPTEAAAILLCEVDGVDAEVSDEIMHVREILLQSGATEVRTAKDEQERVRFWAGRKNAFPAVGRLSPDYYCMDGTIPRHQLGKVLKMIDGMSERYGLRCANVFHAGDGNLHPLILYDANNPGELEQAEAFGGEILELCVAVGGTITGEHGVGLEKINQMCAQFRDEELETFHAVKRVFDPHTLLNPGKAIPTLNRCAEFGAMHVHAGKLRFPELERF; via the coding sequence ATGCATGACCGTCTGACCCTAGCCAGGGAATTTCAACGGATGTTGCCCGATGAGTGCGTCATCTATCGCGAGGAGGAACTGATCCCCTATGAGTGCGATGGCCTCTCTGCCTATCGCAAGGTGCCCCTGATCGTGCTTCTCCCCTACACCGCCGAACAGGTGGAGCAGATTCTGAAGTTCTGCCATCAGCAACGCATACCCGTGGTGGCCCGGGGATCGGGTACAGGTCTCTCGGGCGGCGCGCTACCTCACGAAGAGGGGGTGCTGCTGAGTCTCGCCAGACTCAACCAGATCCTTGAGATCGACAGGGAAAATATGCAGGCACGGGTACAGCCCGGAGTGCGTAATCTGGCAGTGAGCGAGGCGTCAAGGCCCTACGGTCTCTACTATGCCCCCGATCCCTCATCCCAGATCGCCTGTTCCATCGGCGGCAATGTGGCGGAAAATGCCGGCGGTGTGCACTGCCTGAAATATGGGCTCACCCTGCACAATGTATTGCAGGTGACGCTGATTACCATCGACGGCGAGAGGATTACCCTGGGCGCCGGCAGTCTGGATGCCCCCGGCCTCGACCTGCTGACCCTGATCACCGGCTCGGAAGGGATGCTTGGGGTGGTGGTCGAGATCCTGGTGAAGCTGCTGCCGATACCTGAACGGCAACAGGTGGTACTTGCCGCATTCGACGATATTGAGACTGCGGGCAATGCGGTGGCCCAGGTCATCGCCAAGGGGATTCTCCCCGCCGGATTGGAGATGATGGATAATCTCTCCATCCGCGCTTCGGAGGATTTCGTACATGCCGGTTATCCCACCGAGGCAGCGGCGATCCTGCTGTGTGAAGTGGATGGGGTGGATGCCGAGGTCTCCGATGAGATCATGCATGTCAGGGAGATTCTGCTGCAGTCCGGGGCCACCGAGGTGAGGACCGCAAAGGATGAGCAGGAGAGGGTTAGATTCTGGGCAGGCAGAAAGAACGCCTTCCCCGCGGTGGGTCGCCTCTCCCCCGACTACTACTGCATGGATGGCACCATACCCCGCCATCAACTGGGCAAGGTACTGAAGATGATCGACGGGATGTCGGAGCGTTACGGCTTGCGCTGCGCCAACGTCTTCCACGCCGGTGACGGCAACCTGCACCCATTGATCCTCTACGATGCCAACAATCCTGGTGAGCTGGAGCAGGCGGAGGCATTCGGCGGTGAAATCCTAGAGCTGTGTGTCGCTGTCGGCGGCACCATCACCGGTGAGCATGGAGTGGGCCTGGAGAAGATCAATCAGATGTGCGCCCAATTCCGGGATGAAGAGCTGGAGACATTCCACGCAGTCAAAAGGGTGTTCGACCCCCATACCCTGCTCAATCCCGGCAAGGCGATACCAACCCTGAACCGCTGCGCCGAGTTCGGCGCCATGCATGTGCATGCGGGCAAACTGCGTTTTCCTGAATTGGAGCGTTTTTAA
- a CDS encoding TonB-dependent copper receptor, with translation MRLSALSLAISSLLAAPCLLAQEQADQLGEIQVEGVAETTPAVTRTPVGDTSQGLPVDGGDFLRDINGVSGIRMGGHGIDPVIRGQSQNRLNILLDGAYIHGGCPNRMDPPTAYSAMESYDSVTVIKGSQTVIYGGGGSGGTVLFERKPPRFEAGKSYLGQVDAGYKSNSKTKEFSADVAAGSETGYIRGVVGYKDADNYEDGDGNEVRSAYENQSGNLLLGYTPDKDRRLELNIEATREDDTLYAGAGMDSPMSDADNIRFKYEQSDGLGPFAGVKAEIYSSQVDHLMDNFSLRELTAPMLMSVPTTSDTTGGRIFGDIMVGGSNLTLGIDFQNNERDADRFSGMPMMAEPTTLQSIMWPGAELDQTGLFAELAMPVGNENMLKLGLRYDRVDASISRGDEKPDLGPSPTPNNLYAAYYAETSDEQTENNLGGFVHYEHALGDDSLFAGFSRSVRTADATERYLAGFARNMMTGMDSSWVGNPELEPEKHHQLEVGYKWKNAAINTDVTLYYNDVSDYILRDKARGQDGILVANGTANIYRNVDAEFYGIEWQAGYQLSNALQANASLAYVRAENSTDDRPIAQIAPLEATIGLDYSSGDWELGGTLRANAKQSRADLENGSGQDAQETPGWGVLDLYGTYAMTKNSSIRFGVDNLLDKSFAYHVNRANVDPFNPEAIQVNEPGREIWLKGTLQF, from the coding sequence ATGCGACTTAGCGCCCTATCCTTAGCCATCAGCTCCCTGTTGGCAGCACCCTGCCTGCTTGCACAAGAACAGGCGGACCAACTGGGTGAAATCCAGGTTGAAGGTGTAGCCGAAACAACCCCTGCAGTGACCCGCACGCCAGTGGGTGACACATCCCAAGGGCTACCAGTGGATGGTGGTGATTTTCTACGCGATATCAATGGTGTCTCTGGCATCCGTATGGGGGGGCATGGCATCGATCCGGTGATTCGCGGCCAGAGCCAGAATCGACTCAACATCCTCCTCGACGGCGCCTACATCCATGGTGGTTGTCCGAATCGTATGGATCCGCCTACCGCTTATTCCGCCATGGAGAGCTACGACAGTGTAACCGTGATCAAGGGTTCTCAAACCGTGATCTATGGTGGCGGGGGAAGTGGTGGCACAGTGCTGTTTGAACGCAAGCCGCCCCGTTTTGAGGCTGGCAAGTCCTATCTGGGGCAGGTCGATGCCGGTTACAAGAGTAATTCAAAGACCAAGGAGTTCTCCGCCGACGTCGCCGCCGGTTCGGAAACCGGTTATATCCGTGGAGTGGTCGGCTATAAGGATGCCGATAACTATGAAGACGGTGATGGCAACGAGGTGCGCTCCGCCTATGAAAACCAAAGCGGAAATCTGCTATTGGGATACACCCCGGACAAAGACAGACGCTTGGAGCTGAATATCGAGGCAACCCGGGAAGACGATACCCTGTATGCAGGTGCGGGTATGGATTCCCCCATGAGTGATGCCGACAACATCCGTTTCAAATATGAGCAAAGCGATGGTTTGGGACCCTTTGCCGGGGTGAAGGCCGAGATCTACTCGAGCCAAGTGGACCATTTGATGGATAACTTTTCGCTACGAGAGTTGACGGCACCCATGCTCATGAGTGTCCCGACGACCTCAGACACCACGGGTGGCCGAATCTTTGGCGATATCATGGTGGGTGGCAGTAACCTCACCCTTGGTATCGATTTCCAAAACAATGAGCGGGATGCGGACCGCTTTTCGGGTATGCCAATGATGGCTGAGCCGACCACCCTGCAGTCGATTATGTGGCCAGGTGCGGAGCTGGATCAGACAGGCCTGTTTGCGGAGCTCGCGATGCCGGTTGGGAACGAGAATATGCTCAAGCTTGGCTTACGCTACGATCGGGTCGATGCCTCGATCTCGCGGGGTGACGAGAAGCCAGATCTTGGCCCGAGTCCAACACCCAATAACCTGTATGCCGCCTATTATGCCGAGACATCGGATGAGCAGACGGAAAACAACCTGGGCGGTTTTGTTCACTATGAACACGCCCTGGGGGATGATTCCCTATTTGCCGGTTTCAGTCGTAGCGTCAGAACCGCGGATGCAACGGAACGCTACCTGGCCGGTTTCGCGCGTAACATGATGACCGGCATGGATTCCAGCTGGGTCGGTAATCCTGAGCTTGAACCTGAAAAGCACCACCAACTGGAAGTGGGCTACAAGTGGAAAAACGCAGCTATCAATACTGATGTCACTCTCTACTACAATGATGTCAGCGACTATATCCTGAGAGATAAGGCGCGCGGGCAGGACGGTATCCTGGTGGCGAATGGTACCGCCAATATCTATCGCAATGTGGATGCTGAATTCTATGGTATCGAGTGGCAGGCGGGCTATCAGCTCTCCAATGCACTGCAGGCGAATGCGAGTTTGGCCTATGTCAGAGCGGAAAACAGCACTGACGACAGGCCGATAGCACAAATTGCCCCCTTAGAGGCAACGATCGGATTGGACTATAGCAGCGGTGACTGGGAGTTGGGCGGTACCCTGCGGGCGAACGCGAAACAGTCACGTGCCGATCTGGAGAATGGTAGCGGTCAGGATGCTCAGGAGACACCCGGTTGGGGGGTCCTCGATCTGTATGGAACATATGCCATGACGAAAAACAGTTCGATCCGCTTTGGTGTCGACAACCTGTTGGATAAGAGTTTTGCCTATCATGTCAACAGGGCCAATGTGGACCCCTTCAATCCGGAAGCTATCCAGGTCAATGAACCCGGTCGCGAAATCTGGTTGAAAGGTACGCTTCAATTCTGA
- the cmoB gene encoding tRNA 5-methoxyuridine(34)/uridine 5-oxyacetic acid(34) synthase CmoB, translating into MTDPWAWRQPYMDGPLGLWLEQLPRQVEQVWRERAHGDITRWRQIIAQLPTPTISSIELTSSRVRAGTQKDCDEETRQHLVQLLSGLHPWRKGPYEICGLHIDTEWRSDYKWDRLQSHIQPLKGRLVLDVGCGNGYHAWRMLGEGARLVIGIDPTQLFIMQFEAIKHFLGGHYPVHLFPLGIEQLPPDIKGFDTVFSMGVFYHRQSPFEHLADLRGALCNGGELVLETLVIEGGEGQVLVPQGRYAKMRNVWFIPTTETLHKWLQRAGFKDVKLIDVSVTTVDEQRSTEWMRFESLADYLDPQDQCLTIEGYPAPRRAIFIAKR; encoded by the coding sequence ATGACTGATCCATGGGCATGGCGTCAACCCTACATGGACGGACCGCTGGGGTTATGGCTTGAGCAACTGCCGCGGCAGGTCGAACAGGTATGGCGGGAACGGGCCCACGGGGATATTACACGCTGGCGCCAGATCATTGCTCAACTGCCGACTCCTACGATCTCATCTATTGAATTGACAAGTAGTCGAGTCAGGGCAGGTACGCAGAAGGATTGCGACGAAGAGACGCGCCAGCATTTAGTGCAACTTCTCTCCGGGCTGCATCCCTGGCGTAAGGGGCCCTATGAGATTTGCGGTCTGCATATCGATACCGAATGGCGCTCCGATTATAAATGGGACAGACTGCAATCCCATATTCAGCCACTGAAGGGTAGGCTGGTATTGGATGTGGGCTGCGGCAACGGCTATCATGCCTGGCGCATGTTGGGGGAGGGCGCCAGGCTGGTGATCGGTATCGATCCCACCCAACTCTTTATCATGCAGTTCGAGGCCATCAAACACTTCCTCGGTGGCCACTATCCAGTGCATCTCTTTCCCCTCGGCATCGAACAGCTGCCCCCGGACATCAAAGGCTTCGATACTGTATTCTCCATGGGCGTCTTCTATCATCGACAATCCCCATTTGAGCACCTGGCTGATTTGAGAGGCGCGCTATGCAACGGTGGTGAACTGGTATTGGAGACCCTGGTGATAGAAGGAGGAGAGGGCCAGGTGCTGGTACCACAGGGACGCTACGCCAAGATGCGCAATGTCTGGTTTATCCCGACCACTGAAACACTGCATAAATGGTTACAGCGGGCTGGTTTTAAGGATGTGAAACTGATTGATGTCTCGGTAACCACCGTCGATGAACAACGATCAACGGAGTGGATGCGCTTCGAGTCCTTGGCGGACTATCTGGATCCGCAGGATCAGTGTTTGACCATCGAAGGTTATCCTGCACCGCGTAGGGCTATATTTATTGCCAAACGATAA
- a CDS encoding GGDEF domain-containing protein yields MSHINSGQRTADRRSGIERRASKIDGHGSQYRMTWEDQRTQYWTRLLFCGLALLYFNFGGEEQVRDWTSLQVVNLLFVAFGIEILFFMHHASRMPHAPWRQRLTMWVDIFMTSFAVLADTTVSSPGFLVFLMVILGNGMRYGLRLFGEAVVGSLGAAVLIVSLRLYDYVDLFSVSAIFFLVFFAIIVIYSYTLTAKTELGRAKLAHERNIDALTGLLNRRALIERSSTLFQPQENGNGVVVLFADLDGFKTVNDTHGHHVGDRVLAAVASNIAKTVRNEDLVARYGGDEFLLLLPDATKQGGELVAQRVRQAIDDYAKDNQIDFSISIGMGKYPDHGLDLETVIDCVDKAMYRSKLKQGRGGILHVDGCELDSPDPTTGSVH; encoded by the coding sequence GTGAGTCACATCAATTCCGGCCAACGTACAGCAGATCGGCGTTCCGGTATAGAGCGCCGAGCAAGTAAGATAGATGGACATGGCTCCCAATACAGGATGACCTGGGAGGATCAGCGTACCCAGTATTGGACTCGCCTGCTGTTTTGCGGTCTGGCGCTCCTATATTTCAATTTCGGCGGTGAGGAGCAGGTTCGCGACTGGACCAGCCTCCAGGTGGTCAACCTGTTATTTGTCGCCTTTGGCATCGAGATTCTGTTCTTCATGCATCACGCCTCGCGGATGCCACACGCACCCTGGCGTCAACGCCTTACCATGTGGGTGGACATTTTCATGACCTCGTTTGCGGTTTTGGCAGACACCACAGTCAGCTCACCCGGCTTTCTGGTCTTTCTGATGGTCATCCTCGGCAACGGCATGCGCTACGGACTGCGCCTGTTTGGCGAAGCTGTAGTGGGAAGCCTTGGCGCAGCGGTACTGATCGTCAGCCTGCGGCTGTACGATTATGTGGACCTGTTTTCAGTCAGTGCCATCTTCTTTCTCGTCTTTTTCGCGATTATCGTTATCTACTCCTATACACTCACGGCCAAAACCGAGCTTGGCCGTGCCAAGCTTGCCCACGAGCGCAATATCGACGCCCTTACCGGATTGCTCAACCGACGCGCCCTTATCGAGCGTTCATCGACCCTGTTCCAACCCCAGGAGAATGGCAACGGCGTGGTCGTATTGTTCGCTGATCTGGACGGCTTCAAGACCGTCAACGATACCCATGGCCACCATGTGGGTGATCGCGTGCTGGCAGCGGTTGCGAGCAACATCGCCAAGACAGTACGTAACGAAGACCTGGTGGCACGCTATGGTGGGGATGAGTTCCTGCTCCTACTGCCCGATGCCACCAAGCAGGGCGGTGAACTGGTGGCTCAGCGCGTGCGACAGGCAATCGACGACTATGCCAAGGACAACCAAATCGACTTCAGCATCTCAATCGGTATGGGCAAGTATCCCGATCATGGCCTTGATCTGGAGACCGTAATCGATTGCGTCGACAAAGCAATGTATCGGAGTAAATTGAAACAAGGCCGTGGGGGGATATTGCACGTCGATGGTTGCGAGTTGGATTCCCCAGACCCGACTACCGGGTCAGTTCATTGA